The following coding sequences are from one Paenibacillus stellifer window:
- a CDS encoding DUF1835 domain-containing protein, translated as MLHIVNGDAVSDKLLEGGIEGEVLAWREIYSAGPLTSNLSAPEAMDLRAQVLEKSIGISAEDFKSGCAEQERRLEEFNRHDEIVLWFEHDLFDQSMLSYLLHWFSSRNLGETRLHLLCIGEFPGIEPFHGLGQLTVSQLMSLNRTWRPIGTREMSLGSRLWEAYTSANPLDMAYFLEHSREELQASELSFAYDAFKAHLSRLPSVDNGLGIAELATLRVLRQGDCTPLDLFRQVTDRLSILGMGDLEYWHMLSGLAKEPHPLLVISGTESAEQAGGPARMEQIPGFLGRQVSLTGLGERVLDNKADRVQEQGIDQWYGGIHLEGYHAAWRWDSREEKPVTG; from the coding sequence ATGCTGCATATTGTCAATGGTGATGCGGTCTCGGACAAGCTGCTGGAAGGCGGTATTGAAGGAGAGGTGCTGGCGTGGAGAGAAATTTATTCGGCTGGTCCGCTCACTTCGAACCTGTCGGCGCCGGAAGCGATGGATCTTCGCGCTCAAGTGCTGGAGAAGAGTATCGGGATTTCGGCGGAAGACTTCAAATCGGGCTGCGCCGAGCAGGAGCGCAGGCTGGAGGAGTTCAACCGTCATGACGAGATCGTATTGTGGTTCGAGCATGATTTGTTCGATCAGAGCATGCTGTCTTATCTTCTTCACTGGTTCAGCAGCCGCAACCTGGGGGAGACGCGTCTTCATTTGCTATGCATCGGCGAGTTTCCGGGGATTGAGCCTTTTCATGGGTTAGGTCAGTTGACGGTAAGCCAGCTGATGAGCCTGAACCGGACATGGCGGCCCATCGGCACGCGTGAAATGAGTCTGGGAAGCCGTCTATGGGAAGCCTATACCTCCGCCAATCCGCTCGATATGGCCTATTTCCTTGAGCATAGCCGGGAGGAGCTGCAGGCATCGGAGCTTTCATTTGCGTATGATGCATTCAAAGCCCATCTGTCCAGGCTTCCATCTGTGGACAATGGCCTTGGCATCGCCGAGCTTGCGACCTTGCGTGTACTCCGTCAGGGGGACTGTACGCCGCTTGATCTGTTCAGGCAGGTAACAGACAGGCTGAGCATTCTGGGAATGGGAGATTTGGAGTACTGGCATATGCTGTCGGGACTGGCGAAGGAACCTCATCCCCTTCTGGTCATAAGCGGAACGGAATCCGCTGAACAGGCTGGAGGGCCCGCCCGGATGGAGCAGATACCCGGATTTCTGGGTCGTCAGGTATCCCTGACTGGGCTTGGTGAGCGCGTTCTGGACAACAAGGCCGACCGGGTGCAGGAGCAGGGGATTGATCAATGGTATGGCGGGATTCATCTTGAAGGATATCATGCGGCCTGGCGTTGGGACAGCCGGGAGGAGAAGCCGGTGACAGGCTAG
- the dpsA gene encoding dipicolinate synthase subunit DpsA, whose translation MLTGVRIVFLGGDARQIEVMRKCVEMDAAVSAAGFDMWETPCDGVELEELSGALLAQADVLVLPTVGCDDEGNISAKYASGPLRLDAELMRALPGHCTVYTGMAKTYLKSLCVEAGLDLVELLNRDDVAIYNSIPTAEGALVMAIQNTDFTIHGSHALVLGLGRTGFTMAKSLQGLGARVSAGVRKREHFARAEVMGWKPFMTDRLPEHVGDADYVFNTVPDLILTAKVLSRLPRHACIIDLASAPGGVDFRYAEKRGITALLAPGLPGIVAPKSAGMIMAGALLLSISERSLTKGDKG comes from the coding sequence ATGCTGACTGGCGTCAGGATCGTATTCCTGGGCGGAGACGCAAGACAAATCGAAGTGATGCGGAAATGTGTGGAGATGGATGCGGCAGTAAGCGCTGCCGGGTTTGATATGTGGGAAACGCCCTGTGATGGGGTGGAACTGGAGGAGCTGTCGGGGGCTCTTCTCGCTCAGGCGGATGTGCTGGTGCTGCCGACGGTTGGCTGCGATGACGAAGGCAACATCAGCGCCAAGTACGCCAGCGGACCGCTGCGGCTGGATGCGGAACTGATGAGGGCGCTGCCCGGACACTGTACAGTCTATACCGGGATGGCGAAGACGTACCTGAAATCGCTGTGTGTGGAAGCCGGACTGGATCTGGTCGAGCTTCTGAACCGCGATGATGTCGCGATCTACAATTCGATACCGACCGCCGAGGGCGCGCTTGTAATGGCGATTCAGAATACGGATTTCACCATTCACGGCTCGCACGCTCTCGTGCTTGGACTCGGAAGGACCGGCTTCACCATGGCCAAGAGCCTGCAGGGGCTTGGCGCAAGGGTATCGGCCGGTGTGCGGAAGCGGGAGCATTTTGCACGGGCCGAGGTGATGGGGTGGAAGCCGTTCATGACAGACCGACTCCCCGAGCATGTAGGCGATGCGGATTATGTGTTCAATACCGTACCCGATCTGATATTGACGGCTAAGGTACTGTCCCGCCTGCCGAGGCATGCCTGCATCATCGACTTGGCATCGGCACCGGGCGGGGTGGATTTTCGTTATGCAGAGAAACGGGGAATAACGGCGCTTCTCGCTCCGGGCCTTCCCGGCATTGTCGCGCCCAAGAGCGCTGGCATGATTATGGCGGGCGCACTTTTGCTGTCCATATCGGAACGGTCTTTGACAAAGGGGGATAAAGGATGA
- the truB gene encoding tRNA pseudouridine(55) synthase TruB, which translates to MSDYEGVLAVYKPAGFTSHDVVAKARRLLGMKRIGHTGTLDPQVTGVLPLCLGRATRVVEYIQELPKEYVATLRLGMSSDTEDLTGTITEAADEVHISEEEVRKTLNSFKGVISQTPPMYSAVKVGGKRLYELAREGKTVERKSREVEIYEIEMLNMVWDGKYPDITFRVLCSKGTYIRTLCVDIGRALSLPGVMVRLERTMSAGIREERCLTLDQIAEHCLNGTLQPFLIPADEAISHMPAFTVSDEKRAAALQGQRLSAQAVNPAVQEKGPIRLYDRTGVFLGIYEREETGSIAPVKVFSEAGQK; encoded by the coding sequence ATGAGCGACTACGAAGGCGTACTTGCCGTGTACAAGCCGGCGGGCTTTACCTCGCATGACGTCGTCGCCAAAGCGCGCCGTCTGCTCGGTATGAAGCGGATCGGCCATACCGGTACGCTCGATCCCCAGGTTACCGGCGTACTGCCGCTCTGTCTTGGACGGGCTACCCGGGTTGTCGAATATATCCAGGAGCTGCCCAAAGAGTATGTCGCAACATTAAGGCTCGGCATGTCAAGCGACACAGAGGACCTTACGGGCACCATCACGGAAGCGGCAGACGAGGTTCACATCAGCGAGGAAGAAGTAAGAAAGACACTGAATTCGTTTAAAGGTGTCATTTCCCAGACGCCTCCGATGTACTCCGCGGTCAAGGTTGGCGGCAAACGGCTCTACGAACTTGCCCGGGAAGGCAAAACGGTAGAGCGCAAAAGCCGGGAAGTCGAAATCTACGAAATCGAAATGCTGAATATGGTTTGGGACGGCAAATACCCTGATATTACGTTTCGGGTGCTGTGCTCCAAAGGAACGTATATCCGTACGCTGTGCGTGGACATTGGACGCGCGCTGTCGCTCCCTGGCGTGATGGTCAGGCTTGAGCGGACGATGTCTGCTGGAATCCGGGAAGAGCGGTGCCTGACACTGGATCAGATCGCTGAACACTGCCTGAACGGAACACTGCAGCCTTTTCTGATTCCGGCGGATGAAGCCATTTCGCATATGCCTGCTTTCACCGTGTCGGACGAGAAGCGGGCAGCGGCTCTACAAGGACAGCGGCTGTCCGCACAAGCGGTCAACCCTGCGGTACAAGAGAAGGGCCCGATTCGTCTCTACGACCGGACGGGAGTCTTTCTTGGCATTTATGAGCGCGAGGAGACGGGCTCGATTGCACCTGTGAAGGTGTTCTCGGAGGCTGGCCAGAAGTAA
- the dut gene encoding dUTP diphosphatase gives MILSIYVQMLKLPGNEDVNLPRKMSEQASGYDLFAAVSGELTLAPGQRALVPTGIAIAMPDGLEAQIRPRSGLALKAGITCLNTPGTIDADYRGEIKVLLINLGQEPFTIARNERIAQMVFQTVPAVTVEHVETLDETERGAGGFGHTGK, from the coding sequence ATGATCTTGTCCATTTACGTACAAATGCTCAAGCTTCCCGGCAATGAAGATGTGAATCTTCCCCGCAAAATGTCGGAGCAGGCTTCCGGCTATGACCTCTTTGCCGCCGTATCCGGCGAGCTTACCCTGGCCCCCGGCCAGCGGGCGCTCGTGCCGACAGGCATCGCGATTGCTATGCCGGACGGGCTGGAAGCCCAGATACGCCCCCGCAGCGGGCTGGCGCTCAAAGCTGGCATCACCTGCTTGAACACGCCTGGTACAATCGATGCCGACTACCGTGGAGAAATCAAGGTGCTGCTGATCAATCTGGGCCAGGAGCCATTCACCATTGCGCGGAATGAACGCATCGCCCAGATGGTATTCCAGACCGTTCCGGCCGTTACGGTCGAACATGTAGAGACGCTGGACGAAACCGAGCGGGGCGCGGGCGGCTTTGGCCACACCGGTAAATAA
- the rpsO gene encoding 30S ribosomal protein S15, translated as MALTQERKQQLIDEHKTHESDTGSPEVQIAILTENIVNLTDHLRTHKKDHHSRRGLLKMVGQRRKLLAYLKNKDVQRYSALIEKLGLRR; from the coding sequence ATGGCATTGACACAAGAACGCAAGCAACAACTGATCGACGAGCACAAGACTCACGAGTCCGATACCGGATCTCCTGAAGTACAAATTGCTATCCTTACGGAGAACATCGTTAATCTGACCGACCACCTGCGTACGCACAAGAAGGATCATCATTCCCGTCGCGGATTGCTGAAGATGGTAGGCCAACGCCGTAAGCTGCTTGCATATTTGAAGAACAAAGACGTGCAGCGTTACAGTGCTTTGATCGAGAAACTGGGATTGCGTCGTTAA
- a CDS encoding polysaccharide deacetylase family protein encodes MKLEKAAVALACMAVVIGLGSTAGPIKDMLSEQRSGEVAALPAMLADKGDELRSRIEARATQLKEAPVDARVDRIWKAIPGYNGLEVDVEGTYRKALLLPADSPIPYVYKQTPPSVGLDELGAQPIYRGNPAKPMVAFMINVAWGNEYLIPMLDILDQEKVKATFFLDGSWLSKNRELALEIQKRGHEIENHAYTHPNMSTLSRARATMEIEKTKSLLKSSLGVENRWFAPPSGDYNQETVEIARELGLKTVLWTVDTVDWRNPSPDSVIAKITTKAEPGTLVLMHPTNASSKALRGMIRGIRAKGLTLGTVSETLSPERVLPAGVE; translated from the coding sequence ATGAAACTGGAGAAAGCAGCGGTTGCGCTTGCCTGTATGGCTGTTGTGATCGGCCTTGGCAGCACGGCGGGACCGATTAAGGATATGCTGTCGGAGCAGCGGAGCGGCGAAGTCGCCGCACTGCCCGCAATGCTTGCGGATAAGGGAGACGAGCTGCGCAGCCGTATCGAAGCCCGTGCGACCCAGCTCAAGGAGGCGCCGGTGGACGCCAGGGTGGACCGGATCTGGAAGGCGATACCTGGCTACAATGGGCTGGAGGTGGATGTTGAGGGAACTTACCGGAAAGCGCTGCTTCTGCCGGCAGATTCTCCGATTCCGTATGTATATAAGCAGACACCTCCCTCTGTCGGCCTGGATGAGCTGGGTGCCCAGCCCATCTACCGGGGCAATCCGGCGAAGCCGATGGTTGCCTTTATGATCAATGTCGCCTGGGGGAACGAGTACCTGATTCCGATGCTCGATATTTTGGACCAGGAGAAGGTGAAGGCTACTTTTTTTCTGGACGGGAGCTGGCTCAGCAAAAATCGTGAACTGGCTCTGGAAATCCAGAAGCGAGGACATGAGATCGAGAATCATGCCTATACGCATCCGAACATGAGCACGCTTAGCCGGGCGAGAGCCACCATGGAAATCGAGAAGACGAAATCGCTGCTGAAATCGAGCCTTGGTGTGGAGAACCGCTGGTTCGCACCGCCGTCCGGAGATTACAATCAGGAGACGGTGGAAATTGCCCGCGAGCTTGGACTCAAGACGGTGCTGTGGACCGTGGATACGGTGGACTGGCGCAACCCCTCCCCCGATTCGGTGATCGCCAAGATCACCACCAAGGCAGAGCCAGGTACGCTTGTGCTGATGCATCCGACGAATGCCTCTTCCAAGGCGCTTCGCGGCATGATCCGCGGCATCCGGGCGAAGGGACTGACCCTTGGCACGGTAAGCGAGACGCTGTCGCCCGAGCGCGTTTTGCCTGCCGGCGTTGAGTGA
- a CDS encoding dipicolinate synthase subunit B, with protein sequence MNWQGKTVGYAITGSHCTFSEVMPQIKRFVEEGANVVPIVSASVLSTDTRFGTSENWLKQLKEITGNDIISTIVEAEPLGPSKLLDVLTIAPCTGNTTSKLANAMTDGPVLMAAKCQMRNGRPLVLAISTNDGLGLNAANIAKLLVTKNIYFVPFGQDNPQAKPNSLVAKMELIPEACYAALQGSQLQPMIIERFHSA encoded by the coding sequence ATGAACTGGCAAGGCAAGACGGTAGGCTACGCGATCACCGGTTCGCACTGCACCTTTTCGGAGGTCATGCCCCAGATTAAGCGTTTCGTCGAGGAAGGAGCCAATGTTGTACCGATTGTCTCGGCTTCCGTATTGTCAACGGATACCCGGTTCGGCACATCAGAAAATTGGCTAAAACAGTTGAAAGAAATAACGGGGAATGATATCATTTCTACAATTGTTGAAGCGGAACCGCTGGGTCCATCCAAGCTGCTTGATGTGCTGACTATTGCACCCTGCACAGGAAATACCACTAGCAAGTTGGCCAATGCCATGACCGACGGCCCCGTCCTGATGGCGGCCAAATGCCAAATGCGCAACGGACGTCCGCTCGTTCTCGCGATCTCGACCAACGACGGACTCGGTTTGAACGCAGCCAATATCGCGAAGCTTCTGGTAACGAAGAATATATATTTCGTTCCGTTCGGACAGGATAACCCGCAAGCGAAGCCGAATTCATTGGTAGCGAAGATGGAGCTGATTCCCGAAGCGTGCTACGCGGCGCTTCAAGGCTCCCAGCTGCAGCCGATGATCATCGAACGGTTTCATTCAGCATAA
- the pnp gene encoding polyribonucleotide nucleotidyltransferase, whose product MQKQVEMQLGGRTLVLETGRLAKQANAAVMVRYGDTSVLCTVTASSEPKDLDFFPLTVNYEERLYAVGKIPGGFIKREGRPSEKAILSSRLTDRPIRPLFPEGFRNDVQVLNLVMSVDQDCSPEIAAMIGTSAALSISDVPFSGPIGGVVVGRIGGEFIVNPTIAQQEESDIYLVVAGTKDAIMMVEAEANEVPEEVMLEAIMFGHEEIRSIVAKIEELVEIAGKEKMAVKLHAVNADVNAEVRAFAHGRLVEAVKIAEKHARQDAIDAINNETVEVFTEKYIETPELIADVKEVLHDIVKEEVRRLITHEKVRPDGRKLNEIRPIECDTSLLPRTHGSGLFTRGQTQALSVCTLGALGDVQILDGIDLTETKRFMHHYNFPPFSVGEARPLRAPGRREIGHGALGERALSKVIPNETEFPYTIRLVSEVLESNGSTSQASICASTLAMMDAGVPIKAPVAGVAMGLIKDGEHVSILTDIQGMEDHLGDMDFKVAGTAEGVTAIQMDIKIDGIDRKILQEALEQAKEGRMFILGKMMEAISKPRESLSQYAPKIIIMQINPDKIRDVIGAGGKIINKIIEETGVKIDIEQDGRVFIASSNDEMNQKARSIIEGIVREVVVGEIYVGTVKRIEKFGAFVEILPGKDGLVHISQLSTERVGKVEDVVAIGDTITVKVTEIDQQGRVNLSRKAILTAETKA is encoded by the coding sequence ATGCAAAAACAAGTAGAAATGCAGCTCGGGGGCAGAACTCTCGTTCTGGAAACGGGGCGGCTTGCCAAGCAGGCGAACGCTGCGGTTATGGTCCGTTACGGCGATACTTCGGTACTCTGTACGGTTACAGCCTCCAGCGAGCCGAAGGATCTGGACTTCTTCCCGCTGACCGTCAACTATGAAGAGCGCCTGTACGCAGTAGGCAAAATTCCCGGCGGCTTCATCAAGCGCGAAGGAAGACCGAGCGAGAAGGCGATTTTGTCCAGCCGACTGACCGACCGGCCGATTCGCCCGCTGTTCCCGGAAGGCTTCCGCAATGACGTCCAGGTACTGAACCTTGTAATGAGTGTGGACCAGGACTGCTCGCCTGAAATCGCGGCCATGATCGGAACCTCGGCTGCGCTGAGCATTTCGGATGTACCGTTCAGCGGTCCGATCGGCGGTGTTGTCGTAGGACGCATCGGCGGTGAATTTATCGTCAATCCGACGATTGCCCAGCAGGAAGAGAGCGACATCTATCTCGTTGTGGCGGGAACCAAAGACGCCATCATGATGGTGGAAGCGGAAGCGAATGAAGTGCCGGAAGAAGTCATGCTCGAAGCGATTATGTTCGGCCATGAAGAAATCCGCAGCATTGTTGCGAAGATCGAAGAGCTGGTTGAGATCGCCGGCAAGGAAAAAATGGCGGTCAAACTGCATGCCGTCAACGCAGACGTGAACGCCGAAGTCCGTGCATTTGCGCATGGTCGGCTCGTCGAGGCGGTTAAAATCGCCGAGAAGCATGCCCGCCAGGATGCGATCGATGCCATCAACAATGAAACCGTGGAAGTCTTCACGGAGAAATACATCGAGACGCCTGAGCTCATTGCCGATGTGAAGGAAGTGCTTCACGACATCGTCAAAGAGGAAGTCAGACGCCTCATCACGCATGAGAAGGTTCGTCCGGATGGCCGTAAACTGAACGAAATCCGTCCAATCGAGTGCGATACATCTCTGCTGCCCCGTACGCATGGTTCGGGTCTGTTTACACGCGGTCAAACCCAGGCACTCAGCGTATGTACGCTTGGCGCCCTTGGTGATGTACAGATTCTGGACGGCATCGATCTGACGGAAACGAAGCGGTTCATGCATCATTACAATTTCCCTCCGTTCAGCGTAGGTGAAGCCCGTCCGCTTAGAGCACCGGGTCGCCGCGAAATCGGTCATGGAGCGCTCGGCGAGCGTGCATTGTCCAAGGTGATTCCGAATGAAACAGAATTCCCGTACACGATCCGTCTTGTATCCGAAGTGCTGGAATCGAATGGTTCGACGTCTCAGGCGAGCATCTGCGCCAGTACTCTGGCGATGATGGATGCAGGTGTGCCGATCAAGGCGCCGGTTGCCGGCGTGGCGATGGGTCTCATCAAGGACGGAGAGCATGTCTCCATTCTGACGGATATTCAAGGCATGGAAGACCATCTCGGCGATATGGACTTCAAGGTTGCAGGTACCGCAGAAGGCGTAACGGCGATCCAGATGGATATCAAGATCGACGGCATCGACCGGAAGATTCTTCAGGAAGCGCTGGAGCAGGCCAAGGAAGGCCGGATGTTCATTCTGGGCAAAATGATGGAAGCCATCTCGAAGCCGAGAGAGAGCCTCTCCCAGTATGCGCCTAAAATCATCATCATGCAGATCAATCCGGATAAAATCCGCGATGTTATCGGAGCAGGCGGCAAGATCATCAACAAGATCATCGAAGAAACCGGCGTGAAGATCGACATCGAGCAGGATGGCCGCGTATTTATCGCTTCCTCGAACGATGAGATGAACCAGAAGGCCCGTTCCATCATCGAGGGCATCGTTCGCGAAGTTGTTGTAGGCGAAATCTATGTCGGCACGGTTAAACGCATCGAGAAGTTCGGCGCATTTGTAGAAATTTTACCGGGCAAAGATGGACTCGTGCACATCTCCCAGCTCTCCACAGAGCGCGTTGGCAAGGTTGAGGATGTTGTCGCAATCGGCGATACGATTACCGTCAAGGTTACCGAAATCGACCAGCAGGGCCGTGTCAACCTGTCCCGCAAAGCGATTCTTACCGCTGAGACCAAGGCTTAA
- a CDS encoding M16 family metallopeptidase encodes MEKKVLSNGLRVVMEKIATGRSVSFGIWVKTGSRNETPDNNGISHFIEHMLFKGTDRFDAKQIAEQFDAIGGNVNAFTSKEYTCYYAKVLDEHLPIAVDVLADMFFRSKLDAGELAKEKNVILEEISMYEDTPDDLVHDLMSMAAYGSHPLAYSILGLKERLETMTPDDLRAYMQAQYTVENTVISVAGNFDDSVIELLEQYFGSFNNHGTSAPLVPPDFHGDLLFRRKKTEQNHICLSLPGCSIEDPLQYAMVLINNAVGGGMSSRLFQEIREKRGLAYSVYSYHSAQADSGLFTVYAGTAPKQTKDVMELTKEMLAELAAKGLDEDEIRKGKEQLKGSLILSLESTSSRMNRMGKNELMLGRHESLNDVIAKIQNVTIYEINQVLDRMFAQPLSAAMVGTSDKVIATMRRDDLVHLRTNAQASRQ; translated from the coding sequence GTGGAAAAAAAGGTATTATCAAACGGGCTCCGTGTTGTCATGGAGAAGATTGCGACGGGCCGCTCCGTCTCGTTCGGCATTTGGGTCAAGACGGGATCGCGGAACGAAACGCCTGACAATAACGGGATTTCCCATTTTATCGAGCATATGCTGTTCAAAGGAACCGACCGCTTTGACGCCAAGCAGATTGCGGAACAATTCGACGCCATAGGCGGCAATGTGAATGCTTTTACCTCAAAGGAATATACGTGCTACTACGCCAAAGTGCTGGATGAGCATCTTCCCATTGCAGTCGATGTGCTGGCGGATATGTTCTTCCGTTCCAAACTGGATGCCGGAGAACTGGCGAAGGAGAAGAACGTGATCCTGGAAGAAATCTCGATGTATGAGGATACGCCGGATGATCTCGTGCATGATCTGATGTCGATGGCCGCATACGGCAGCCACCCGCTCGCCTATTCCATTCTGGGGCTGAAGGAACGGCTTGAGACGATGACGCCGGATGATCTTCGGGCTTATATGCAGGCTCAGTATACAGTTGAAAATACCGTGATCAGTGTGGCGGGCAACTTTGACGACAGCGTCATAGAGCTGCTGGAGCAGTATTTCGGTTCGTTCAATAATCACGGGACTTCTGCTCCGCTGGTGCCGCCGGATTTTCATGGCGATTTGCTCTTCCGCCGGAAGAAGACCGAACAGAATCATATTTGCCTGTCCCTTCCGGGGTGTTCGATTGAGGACCCGCTGCAGTATGCAATGGTGCTGATCAACAACGCGGTGGGCGGCGGGATGAGTTCCCGGCTATTCCAGGAAATTCGCGAAAAGCGCGGACTCGCCTACTCCGTGTACTCCTACCACAGCGCCCAGGCCGACAGCGGTCTGTTCACGGTCTATGCCGGCACGGCGCCGAAGCAGACGAAGGATGTCATGGAACTGACGAAGGAGATGCTGGCTGAGCTCGCGGCTAAGGGATTGGATGAAGATGAAATCCGCAAGGGCAAGGAGCAGCTCAAGGGCAGCCTGATTCTGAGTCTTGAGAGCACGAGCAGCCGTATGAACCGGATGGGTAAAAACGAGCTGATGCTCGGACGTCATGAGTCTCTTAACGATGTCATTGCCAAAATCCAGAACGTGACCATATACGAAATCAACCAGGTGCTGGACCGGATGTTCGCGCAGCCACTGTCTGCGGCGATGGTCGGCACCTCGGATAAAGTAATTGCTACAATGAGGAGAGATGATCTTGTCCATTTACGTACAAATGCTCAAGCTTCCCGGCAATGA
- a CDS encoding DHH family phosphoesterase, with amino-acid sequence MQSYEQSLRQTKQFLLDHDDFLVVSHIQPDGDAVSSTLAVGWLLSCLGKKFSMLNEGPIPTRMNYLWEADKIANMSVNPPERTFSNVICVDCADFQRVGLTQRYFEPGASIVNIDHHPTNNGYGAVQLIKPDAAATAEILYDLLKTFDIAWNIDIATALYTGLLTDTGGFRYTNTTPKVMEAASDLLSHGVKGPELAETLLEEMTLPQVKVLSRALQTLEMSPNGDVAWVSVTPQDMLDCGAANEDLEGIVNYPRNIRGVEVGMLFKVIHDQAVKVSFRSAGKVNVAALAQTFGGGGHTRAAGAKVDLPLEQAIPHVVKEVSRLL; translated from the coding sequence ATGCAGAGCTATGAACAAAGTCTTCGGCAGACAAAGCAATTTCTGCTGGACCACGATGATTTTCTTGTAGTGTCGCATATTCAGCCGGACGGAGATGCAGTCAGCTCAACCCTAGCGGTGGGCTGGCTTCTCTCATGTCTGGGCAAGAAATTCAGTATGCTGAATGAAGGGCCGATTCCTACACGCATGAACTATCTGTGGGAAGCGGACAAAATTGCCAATATGTCGGTCAATCCCCCGGAACGCACCTTCAGCAACGTCATCTGTGTGGACTGCGCCGATTTTCAGCGGGTGGGTCTGACCCAGCGCTATTTCGAGCCGGGAGCGTCCATCGTCAATATTGATCACCATCCTACCAATAACGGATATGGAGCCGTTCAGCTGATCAAACCGGACGCCGCCGCAACGGCGGAAATCCTGTATGATCTGCTGAAGACATTCGATATCGCCTGGAACATCGACATCGCAACCGCCTTGTACACGGGGCTCCTGACGGATACCGGCGGGTTTCGCTATACGAATACGACCCCGAAAGTGATGGAAGCCGCATCGGATCTGCTGTCACATGGCGTCAAGGGTCCGGAGCTGGCCGAAACGCTGCTTGAAGAAATGACCCTGCCTCAGGTGAAGGTGCTGAGCCGTGCGCTCCAGACGCTTGAGATGTCGCCGAACGGCGATGTTGCCTGGGTCAGCGTGACGCCGCAGGACATGCTGGACTGCGGAGCAGCGAACGAGGATCTGGAGGGAATTGTGAATTATCCCCGCAATATCCGGGGCGTCGAGGTTGGCATGCTCTTCAAGGTAATTCATGACCAGGCGGTTAAGGTGAGCTTTCGGTCGGCGGGCAAAGTCAACGTCGCGGCGCTTGCGCAGACCTTCGGCGGAGGCGGGCATACCCGGGCAGCAGGAGCGAAGGTTGATCTGCCTCTGGAGCAGGCGATTCCTCATGTAGTGAAGGAGGTCAGCCGGCTTCTATGA
- a CDS encoding bifunctional riboflavin kinase/FAD synthetase encodes MRTVTLTYPVPPGNAEGIPQQPQIAALGQFDGLHRGHASVITAAVSKAREEGVPAAVITFYPHPKDVMGKGDYEGYLTPPADKAQLLDEMGVDIMYVIEFNDQLSKVSPEEFVANMLRPLNISMAVVGFDFHFGYKGEGDADKLRELGLDFMQVETVPPFQLNGEKVSSSGIRKALQTGAMELANLWFGRCYHLRGVVEHGEQRGRTIGFPTANLRLEDRYVIPAKGVYAVLAHLDGDVLPGVMNVGVKPTFHEGVTAPTFEVHLLHFSGDVYGREMTVELVEFIRPERKFDSIDALVSQIRLDAETAENLLKNKKV; translated from the coding sequence GTGAGAACCGTAACGTTAACCTATCCGGTGCCGCCCGGGAATGCGGAAGGAATCCCGCAGCAGCCGCAAATTGCTGCTCTGGGACAGTTCGACGGCCTGCATCGCGGGCATGCGAGCGTGATCACCGCAGCGGTATCGAAAGCCCGCGAAGAAGGTGTTCCCGCGGCTGTGATCACTTTTTACCCTCATCCCAAAGATGTTATGGGCAAAGGCGATTATGAAGGCTATCTGACTCCTCCGGCCGACAAAGCGCAGCTGCTCGACGAGATGGGTGTCGACATTATGTATGTCATCGAGTTTAACGATCAGCTTTCAAAGGTCAGCCCGGAGGAATTTGTCGCGAATATGCTGCGTCCCCTGAATATTTCGATGGCGGTGGTCGGTTTTGACTTCCATTTCGGATACAAGGGGGAGGGCGACGCTGACAAGCTTCGGGAACTGGGCCTTGACTTCATGCAGGTTGAGACCGTCCCTCCGTTTCAATTGAACGGTGAGAAGGTGAGCAGCTCCGGCATCCGCAAGGCTCTGCAGACCGGCGCTATGGAGCTGGCCAACCTGTGGTTCGGCCGCTGTTATCATCTTCGCGGCGTGGTGGAGCACGGCGAGCAGCGGGGCCGGACGATCGGTTTCCCAACCGCCAATCTGCGGCTGGAGGACAGGTACGTTATCCCCGCCAAAGGCGTCTATGCTGTTCTAGCCCATCTTGATGGCGATGTACTGCCGGGCGTCATGAATGTCGGAGTTAAGCCGACTTTTCATGAAGGCGTGACGGCGCCGACCTTCGAAGTGCATTTACTCCATTTCTCCGGAGATGTGTACGGCCGGGAGATGACGGTGGAGCTCGTTGAGTTTATCCGTCCGGAGCGCAAGTTCGACTCTATCGACGCTCTCGTCTCGCAGATCCGTCTGGATGCCGAGACAGCAGAGAATCTTTTGAAGAATAAGAAAGTCTAG